From Aedes albopictus strain Foshan chromosome 1, AalbF5, whole genome shotgun sequence, one genomic window encodes:
- the LOC134289830 gene encoding uncharacterized protein LOC134289830, producing MPEKSDLQQQQSAASGASSALGQSTLDSTTPLSKKQKKKLRLTEKLATMENIQRLVRLRGAAKGKLTRILNTIRPNEEDVVQLTEAEIKVYMAKVEAAHKDYNDAHNQIVNEVSDDDYEQHEQLYEEFDILHDTVSILLEDQLNKVRATAAAAAAATIAAQQVQQAPVVIHQPLRMPVPTFDGRYESWPKFKAMFKDLVDKGPDPPAVKLYHLDKALVGSAAGLIDAKTINEGNYAHAWQILEERFENKRHAIDSHIHGLLNLKRMTKKSHLELRSLVDECSKHVEGLKFLERDFDGVGEDFVIHLLAAALHNDVRHMWESTIKHGELPDYDEMLTFLKEQTFILERVEASNQKSSSVPIKSVSASNKPSVQKAHAVVSSSEKETKCDFCGKAHANHQCADFKALPVPQRLVKVRERNVCFNCLRRGHRSADCSSDKSCQKCKRRHHSLLHAEEKPKQDADQPSKLAPPPVPEQEGSPSSLTSTTATCSSVATHSQQVLLLTAVVDVMDKNYQPHPCRVLLDSGSQVNLVTQSVADKLGLKLNSSNVTMFGVNSTKTQSSNSGTVHLSSRYRDFHAKVKCLVTDKVTSDLPSSVINISALELPAGVHLADPNFFHPSKVDMLLGNEWFLKLLLPGEITFDDKLPVLRETQFGWVVGGVFEEGAVSDGAVYSHTVTMDELSQSIQRFWEVEDVADVVERSSEEEECEEHFKATHRRDASGRYIVELPLKESVSELGDSRPLALRRFHALERKLSQHPDLKKQYQDFMDEYESLGHCKEVNVSEDPSGIIKWYLPHHAVLRPSNTTTKCRVVFDASAKVSGRSLNDVMKIGAIIQSDLQSISLRFRLPLHVLATDVAKMYRQVFVDRRHTPLTRVFWRKTPSEPLRVLELTTVTYGTASAPFLATRALLQLAIDEGFKYPVAADTVKNSFYVDNRVDNALFGFDDLNEASEAQVQLIGLLKAGGFHLHKWASNNPTLLERIPESDRDELVSIDESGSSEVIRTLGLMWNPTLDALQFISIPTVCENSATKRQVLSLISRMFDPLGLVVPVIVIGKLLMKSIWKEELEWDEELSGELKKKCVEFLNALRGVTSLRIPRHVVVTGAVAFELHGFGDATLEAYGACVYIRSIAPGQAAVVLTIPRKELLAALLLHRLVKKVLAALALPFRDILLWSDNQVVLAWLAKNPEHLEVFVRNRVSEINSTGNQFKWNYVNTLDNPADVVSRGQSADALQKNDLWWNGPLFLRSEEYQVVVPEPLSDEDVPDLRQATVASAVVTLEKLPVFHKYESFRKLQRVLAYVLRFCRNAKEKAVNKRTTERFPTVLEMRQSLKVIVRVVQSLHFGKKVAIMESGEYCKRLKALNPFLDDGVIRVGGRLRHSSLSYGVKHQWILPKNDETVERLIQAVHRENLHIGPSALLAQLRRQFWILGARSAVRKVTRNCVRCFRLNPPCANQFMGDLPIARCDKAPAFVKVGVDFAGPMLIKQRGRKASPLKGYVSVFVCMVTKGIHLEVVEDLSADAFIAALQRFVSRRGVPEQIFSDNGTNFVGARNELNELYRLFKQEATELKIFEFCQARQIEWKMIPPNAPHMGGMWEAGVKSVKTILKKKCQSSLLTMSEFSTLLCQIEAQLNSRPLYAPSEDPSELEPLTPGHFMIDRPLTAIPEPSYDGIPENRLSRWQYVQRLRQEFWKRWSEEYLLELQVRQKWNKKKENILPGTVVVIKDDNLPPQQWKLGKIEAAYTGADGLVRVVDVRTKAGILKRPIHKLAPLPILDNRVANENKGPAGEDPQPAEVRDSSSTQLREKQHVMQATATARKDHAKEEWAQKEENSYPQAKFIVRRTFDVLRRVSSQ from the exons ATGCCGGAAAAAAGTGATTTGCAGCAGCAGCAATCGGCGGCGTCTGGAGCTAGTTCTGCACTTGGGCAGTCTACTCTGGATTCTACCACACCGCTAagcaagaagcagaagaagaagctaAGGTTGACTGAAAAGTTGGCCACCATGGAAAACATCCAACGACTCGTCCGTCTCCGCGGCGCGGCCAAAGGTAAGCTCACTCGTATCCTTAATACTATTCGCCCAAATGAAGAGGATGTGGTCCAGCTGACGGAAGCTGAGATCAAAGTCTACATGGCGAAGGTGGAAGCAGCCCATAAGGACTACAACGATGCTCACAACCAAATCGTGAACGAGGTGTCGGATGATGACTACGAGCAGCATGAGCAGCTGTACGAGGAGTTCGATATCCTTCACGACACCGTTTCCATTCTGTTGGAGGATCAACTCAACAAGGTCAGAGCCACCGCGGCGGCCGCAGCTGCTGCCACGATTGCGGCGCAACAAGTTCAGCAAGCACCGGTTGTCATCCATCAACCACTTCGCATGCCGGTTCCCACTTTCGACGGTCGGTATGAGAGCTGGCCAAAGTTCAAGGCCATGTTCAAGGATCTCGTGGATAAAGGTCCAGATCCGCCGGCAGTCAAGCTGTATCATCTGGACAAGGCTTTGGTCGGTAGTGCAGCCGGTCTCATCGATGCCAAAACGATCAACGAAGGCAACTACGCCCACGCGTGGCAAATTCTGGAAGAGAGGTTCGAGAACAAACGTCACGCTATCGACTCTCATATTCATGGTCTTCTGAATCTTAAGCGCATGACGAAGAAGAGCCATTTGGAGCTGCGGAGTCTGGTCGACGAGTGTAGCAAGCATGTGGAAGGTCTCAAGTTCCTGGAGCGAGATTTCGATGGAGTAGGTGAGGATTTCGTGATTCATCTACTGGCGGCAGCATTGCACAACGACGTGCGCCATATGTGGGAGTCCACCATTAAGCACGGTGAGCTTCCCGATTACGACGAGATGCTGACGTTCCTGAAGGAGCAGACCTTCATCCTGGAGAGGGTTGAAGCCAGCAATCAGAAGTCATCATCGGTTCCCATTAAGTCCGTGTCTGCATCCAACAAGCCGTCGGTGCAGAAAGCCCACGCAGTCGTTTCGTCAAGCGAGAAGGAAACAAAGTGTGATTTTTGCGGAAAGGCACACGCCAATCACCAGTGCGCTGATTTCAAGGCTCTTCCTGTTCCGCAAAGATTGGTCAAGGTGCGAGAGCGCAACGTGTGCTTTAATTGCTTACGAAGAGGTCATCGAAGCGCCGACTGTTCATCGGACAAATCCTGCCAGAAGTGTAAGCGTCGGCACCATAGTCTCCTTCACGCCGAGGAGAAGCCCAAGCAAGATGCAGATCAACCAAGCAAGTTGGCCCCGCCGCCAGTTCCAGAGCAAGAAGGTTCACCATCATCATTAACGTCGACGACAGCTACGTGTTCCAGCGTGGCCACCCACTCGCAGCAAGTGCTGCTGCTCACGGCGGTAGTGGACGTAATGGACAAAAACTACCAGCCGCATCCGTGCCGAGTATTATTGGACAGTGGGTCTCAAGTCAATTTGGTGACGCAGTCCGTGGCAGATAAGTTGGGCTTGAAGTTGAATTCGTCGAACGTCACGATGTTCGGGGTCAACAGTACGAAGACCCAATCATCCAACAGTGGCACGGTGCATCTTTCGTCGAGGTACAGGGATTTCCATGCCAAGGTCAAGTGTCTGGTAACTGACAAGGTAACATCAGATCTGCCATCATCGGTTATCAATATCAGCGCGTTGGAGCTTCCCGCTGGTGTTCATCTAGCCGATCCGAACTTTTTCCATCCGAGCAAGGTGGATATGCTTTTGGGTAACGAATGGTTCCTTAAGTTGTTGCTACCCGGAGAAATTACTTTCGATGACAAACTTCCTGTCCTTCGCGAGACCCAATTTGGTTGGGTTGTTGGTGGAGTCTTCGAAGAAGGTGCGGTATCTGATGGAGCAGTTTATTCGCACACAGTCACGATGGACGAATTAAGCCAGTCCATTCAACGCTTCTGGGAAGTTGAAGATGTCGCTGATGTCGTCGAGCGTAGCAGCGAAGAAGAGGAGTGTGAGGAGCACTTCAAAGCGACTCATCGTAGGGATGCTTCCGGGCGGTACATCGTCGAGCTGCCGCTGAAGGAGTCCGTGAGCGAATTGGGAGATTCCAGGCCGCTTGCATTAAGAAGGTTTCACGCGCTGGAGCGAAAGCTTTCACAACATCCGGATCTGAAGAAGCAGTACCAGGATTTCATGGACGAGTACGAGAGTCTTGGGCACTGCAAAGAAGTGAACGTTAGTGAAGATCCATCAGGTATCATCAAGTGGTACTTACCTCATCATGCTGTGCTGCGGCCATCGAATACTACCACTAAGTGCCGTGTGGTGTTCGATGCATCGGCGAAGGTATCTGGTCGCTCGCTCAACGATGTAATGAAGATTGGCGCCATCATTCAAAGCGATCTGCAGTCCATCTCTCTTCGATTCCGTCTCCCGCTCCACGTGTTGGCTACTGACGTGGCCAAAATGTACAGACAAGTCTTCGTCGATCGGCGGCATACGCCGCTAACTCGTGTGTTCTGGAGGAAAACTCCTTCCGAACCGCTTCGTGTACTAGAGCTGACAACAGTCACCTACGGAACGGCTTCCGCCCCGTTTTTGGCAACGCGGGCACTCTTACAATTGGCTATCGACGAAGGCTTCAAGTATCCTGTGGCTGCTGACACCGTGAAGAATAGTTTCTACGTGGACAACCGTGTGGACAACGCATTGTTTGGGTTTGACGACCTGAATGAAGCAAGCGAGGCTCAAGTGCAGTTGATTGGCCTGCTCAAGGCCGGTGGATTCCATCTGCATAAGTGGGCTTCCAATAATCCTACGTTGCTGGAGCGGATTCCGGAAAGCGATCGGGACGAGCTGGTCAGCATCGACGAAAGTGGTTCAAGTGAAGTGATCAGAACGTTGGGACTAATGTGGAACCCAACTTTGGACGCTCTGCAGTTCATCTCCATTCCAACAGTGTGTGAAAATAGTGCAACAAAGCGGCAAGTGCTGTCGCTCATATCAAGAATGTTCGACCCCTTGGGTCTTGTGGTGCCGGTCATCGTTATCGGTAAACTTTTGATGAAGAGCATTTGGAAAGAAGAGTTGGAATGGGACGAAGAGCTCTCAGGAGAGCTGAAGAAAAAGTGTGTAGAGTTCCTGAATGCGTTAAGAGGTGTTACCAGTCTTAGGATTCCCCGTCACGTCGTGGTCACTGGAGCTGTTGCCTTCGAGTTGCACGGATTTGGGGATGCAACCTTGGAGGCCTACGGTGCCTGTGTGTACATCAGGTCAATCGCACCTGGTCAAGCTGCAGTA gtgttGACCATCCCGAGAAAGGAACTTTTAGCAGCGCTTTTGCTGCACCGATTGGTGAAGAAAGTGCTGGCAGCATTAGCGCTCCCCTTTCGTGACATTTTGTTGTGGTCAGACAATCAAGTGGTGCTAGCTTGGCTAGCGAAGAACCCGGAACATTTGGAAGTGTTTGTGCGAAACCGGGTAAGTGAGATTAACTCTACTGGAAATCAATTCAAGTGGAACTATGTAAATACGCTGGACAATCCAGCCGATGTAGTGTCACGTGGCCAGTCTGCCGACGCTCTTCAGAAGAACGATCTTTGGTGGAATGGTCCGTTGTTCCTGCGCAGTGAAGAATATCAGGTGGTGGTCCCTGAACCACTATCCGATGAAGATGTTCCTGATTTGCGGCAGGCCACTGTAGCTTCAGCGGTGGTGACATTGGAGAAGCTGCCTGTGTTCCACAAGTACGAGTCCTTCAGAAAGCTGCAGCGAGTTCTGGCATACGTTTTGCGTTTTTGCCGGAATGCTAAGGAGAAGGCAGTCAACAAAAGAACCACCGAGCGTTTCCCCACCGTGTTGGAAATGCGCCAATCGTTGAAGGTCATCGTCAGGGTAGTTCAATCACTACACTTTGGTAAGAAGGTAGCCATTATGGAGTCCGGTGAGTACTGCAAAAGATTAAAAGCATTAAACCCTTTTTTGGATGATGGAGTGATTCGTGTCGGTGGACGACTGCGACATTCAAGTTTGTCGTACGGGGTGAAGCATCAGTGGATCTTACCTAAGAACGATGAAACCGTCGAACGGTTGATTCAAGCTGTACATCGTGAGAATCTGCACATCGGACCGTCGGCGCTGCTGGCACAGCTCCGCCGGCAATTCTGGATCCTAGGAGCTCGTTCTGCTGTACGCAAGGTGACCCGAAATTGCGTGCGGTGTTTCCGGCTCAACCCTCCGTGTGCTAATCAGTTCATGGGGGATCTTCCCATCGCAAGGTGCGACAAGGCTCCCGCTTTTGTGAAGGTTGGCGTTGACTTTGCGGGACCCATGCTCATCAAGCAACGAGGAAGAAAGGCGTCTCCCCTAAAGGGATATGTCAGCGTGTTCGTGTGTATGGTCACCAAGGGCATACATCTGGAGGTAGTTGAGGATCTCTCGGCCGACGCGTTTATTGCCGCCCTTCAGCGGTTCGTCTCTCGCCGTGGTGTCCCTGAGCAGATATTCTCCGACAATGGGACAAACTTTGTCGGTGCTCGCAACGAGCTGAACGAGCTCTATCGGCTTTTTAAGCAGGAAGCTACCGAGCTCAAGATTTTCGAGTTCTGCCAGGCCCGGCAGATAGAATGGAAGATGATTCCCCCGAACGCCCCACACATGGGTGGGATGTGGGAAGCAGGAGTGAAGAGTGTCAAGACCATCCTGAAGAAGAAGTGCCAGTCAAGCCTCTTGACGATGTCCGAGTTTTCGACTTTGCTCTGCCAGATCGAAGCTCAGCTCAATTCTCGGCCTTTGTACGCTCCGTCTGAGGACCCCTCGGAGCTCGAGCCGTTAACTCCTGGTCATTTCATGATCGATCGCCCTCTGACTGCCATTCCGGAGCCCAGTTACGATGGAATCCCGGAAAATCGGCTTTCCAGATGGCAGTACGTCCAGCGCCTGCGTCAAGAGTTCTGGAAGCGCTGGTCCGAGGAGTACCTGCTGGAGTTACAGGTACGACAGAAGTGGAACAAGAAGAAGGAGAATATTCTACCTGGTACGGTGGTGGTTATCAAGGATGACAACTTACCGCCCCAACAATGGAAGCTGGGTAAAATCGAAGCAGCCTATACTGGAGCAGATGGATTAGTCCGTGTGGTGGACGTTCGAACCAAGGCCGGTATTCTGAAGCGTCCGATCCACAAACTGGCCCCTCTACCAATACTGGACAACCGTGTGGCCAACGAGAACAAGGGTCCCGCGGGGGAGGAT CCGCAGCCTGCTGAGGTGCGCGATTCCAGCAGCACACAGCTGCGCGAAAAACAACATGTGATGCAAGCAACCGCAACCGCCCGAAAGGATCACGCGAAGGAAGAGTGGGCGCAAAAGGAGGAAAATTCCTATCCTCAGGCAAAATTTATTGTTCGCCGTACGTTCGACGTGTTAAGACGTGTGTCGTCGCAGTAA
- the LOC109427619 gene encoding putative transferase CAF17 homolog, mitochondrial — translation MLFSIKDIKYYCSIYRITMLCRNGLSRLQFILPRSGPVHSVHQKRLLGKVVLEPLESRSILAVQGSDAVPFLQGLITNDMNHVQRGSTSIYTMFLNTSGRVLYDSLIYRIDKDVGQNYFVECDTSVVKLLAKHLNLFRVRKKVEITKPDMKVWVAFTAQDNTEGQNETIALKESSNSNTLIYKDARLQELGYRLLADSSIDFKELKTLFCNETSLPNIKSYVEHRYVLGIGEGVCNLPPGKCFPLEANCDYLHGVSFHKGCYIGQELTARTYHTGVVRKRLMPLVFDHPVDCGVIPDDAEIKNKEGQLVGKLRGYNKAFGLGLLRVEKISSNQLLIVGDKYHCKTYKPNWWPKELSKKK, via the exons ATGTTGTTTTCAATTAAAGATATTAAATATTATTGTTCAATCTATAGAA TTACAATGCTATGCCGCAATGGCTTATCTAGATTGCAGTTTATATTACCACGGAGTGGCCCGGTTCATAGTGTACACCAGAAGAGATTGTTGGGAAAAGTTGTTCTGGAACCTCTTGAATCGCGATCTATACTGGCTGTACAAGGAAGCGATGCTGTACCGTTCTTGCAAGGATTAATTACCAACGACATGAATCACGTCCAACGCGGGTCCACGTCTATCTACACAATGTTCCTTAACACTTCTGGTCGAGTTCTGTATGATTCTCTAATATATCGCATTGATAAGGATGTGGGACAAAACTATTTCGTGGAATGCGATACGAGCGTCGTGAAACTGCTTGCAAAACATTTGAACCTATTCCGAGTAAGGAAAAAGGTAGAAATAACAAAACCCGATATGAAAGTGTGGGTGGCATTTACTGCTCAAGACAACACAGAGGGACAAAATGAAACGATTGCTTTGAAAGAATCAAGTAACAGTAATACATTGATTTACAAGGACGCACGTCTTCAAGAACTCGGCTACCGTTTATTAGCTGACAGCAGCATAGATTTTAAAGAGCTGAAAACACTTTTCTGCAATGAAACAAGCTTACCAAATATCAAGTCTTATGTAGAGCACAGGTACGTTTTGGGAATTGGAGAAGGTGTCTGCAATCTACCCCCTGGAAAATGCTTTCCTTTGGAAGCCAACTGTGATTACTTACATGGCGTGAGCTTCCATAAAGGATGTTACATTGGTCAAGAACTCACTGCTCGAACATATCACACGGGAGTTGTCCGAAAACGCTTAATGCCTTTGGTTTTCGACCACCCAGTTGATTGTGGAGTTATTCCTGATGATGCCGAGATTAAAAATAAAGAAGGTCAACTCGTGGGCAAATTGCGGGGCTATAACAAAGCCTTTGGTTTAGGTTTACTACGCGTTGAAAAAATTTCTTCCAATCAACTGTTAATTGTAGGCGATAAGTATCACTGTAAAACATATAAACCGAATTGGTGGCCAAAGGAACTGtcgaagaaaaaataa
- the LOC134287701 gene encoding uncharacterized protein LOC134287701, which yields MSGIPVPAPLKLGLNDEDAFKVFKLQWNYYSVATNVATKPASQQVAMLMSIMGADGVMLVEELNLTAAEKDSTSTILQKMEAQLVPKRDKRVERAEFQTMSQREAEGIDDYVKRLKKKAQGCSYAADELEEHIEDRIIAGIRDNLVRRELLKAGDLSLKDMVKKIKDHQQIEELAQQYEKMTSYKEEPSVCTADALKVTATKKISQCIYCGGRHAADKNQCPAWGKKCLKCGRLNHFRKVCRSKTSNKFRRRNIRRVDGRSTDSDDCETEEECEYVDIAKVDSDGKHGAGKIMVQLKVLDGALSKLFDVQVDTGARVNVICDNDLKRLVPKHDLQATNVRLRCNSGKIITPKGKVKLDIQLKHGSKQLTFVVVNKTRPPLLSAQSAIDLGIIKVHDIYTIDDLQEDCTQTMPVQQKPRRIPLAYLPELKEKISELEEKGIVEPVDRHMEWLSNLVLVKKGEKLRICLDPSELNQAIKRVNHQIPTIEEMLPDFTKAKVFTVLDAKNGFWHLQLDEESSDLTAFWTPMGVYR from the coding sequence atgaGCGGAATTCCAGTACCAGCGCCCCTGAAGCTGGGGTTGAACGATGAAGACGCGTTCAAAGTGTTCAAGCTACAATGGAATTATTACTCGGTTGCTACAAACGTGGCTACCAAACCAGCGAGCCAACAAGTAGCAATGTTGATGTCCATTATGGGTGCGGACGGCGTAATGTTGGTCGAAGAGCTGAATTTGACGGCGGCCGAAAAGGATAGTACCAGTACGATTCTGCAGAAAATGGAAGCTCAGTTGGTTCCGAAACGGGATAAAAGAGTGGAGCGTGCAGAATTCCAAACCATGAGCCAGCGAGAAGCAGAAGGTATTGACGATTACGTCAAGCGCTTGAAGAAGAAAGCCCAAGGATGCAGCTATGCGGCGGATGAGCTTGAGGAACATATCGAGGACAGAATCATTGCTGGGATTCGAGATAATCTGGTTCGAAGAGAACTGTTGAAAGCTGGTGACCTCAGCCTGAAGGATATGGTGAAGAAAATCAAGGATCATCAACAGATTGAAGAGTTGGCTCAGCAATATGAGAAAATGACGTCCTATAAAGAAGAGCCGTCGGTATGCACAGCAGATGCACTGAAGGTTACAGCTACAAAGAAGATAAGTCAGTGCATATATTGCGGCGGAAGACACGCCGCGGACAAAAATCAGTGTCCCGCATGGGGAAAAAAGTGCTTGAAATGCGGAAGGCTGAATCATTTTCGAAAAGTATGCCGGTCGAAGACTTCCAACAAATTTAGACGCAGAAACATTAGGCGAGTGGACGGCAGATCTACGGATTCGGACGACTGCGAGACGGAAGAGGAGTGTGAGTACGTTGACATTGCGAAGGTGGACAGCGATGGAAAGCACGGCGCTGGGAAGATTATGGTGCAACTGAAAGTTCTCGACGGGGCACTGAGCAAGCTTTTCGATGTACAGGTAGACACGGGGGCCCGTGTGAATGTAATATGCGACAACGATTTGAAGCGATTGGTCCCTAAACATGATCTGCAAGCAACCAACGTACGACTGCGATGCAACTCCGGAAAAATAATCACTCCGAAGGGCAAGGTGAAGCTGGATATACAGTTAAAGCATGGATCCAAACAGTTAACGTTTGTGGTAGTTAACAAAACTCGTCCACCACTATTGTCAGCACAATCAGCGATAGATTTGGGGATCATCAAAGTTCACGACATCTACACCATTGATGACTTGCAGGAGGACTGCACACAAACCATGCCGGTACAGCAAAAGCCACGCAGGATTCCGCTGGCGTATCTTCCGGAGCTTAAGGAAAAAATAAGTGAATTGGAGGAGAAGGGCATTGTCGAACCGGTAGATCGACATATGGAGTGGCTGTCCAACCTGGTGTTAGTGAAAAAGGGAGAGAAGCTACGCATCTGTTTGGATCCGTCGGAGCTAAACCAGGCAATAAAGAGAGTGAATCATCAGATTCCGACCATCGAGGAGATGTTACCAGACTTCACAAAGGCAAAAGTGTTTACGGTACTGGATGCGAAGAACGGGTTTTGGCACCTGCAGCTAGACGAAGAAAGCTCAGATCTCACAGCCTTCTGGACACCCATGGGCGTTTACAGATAG